In Notamacropus eugenii isolate mMacEug1 chromosome 1, mMacEug1.pri_v2, whole genome shotgun sequence, one genomic interval encodes:
- the DMAC1 gene encoding distal membrane-arm assembly complex protein 1, whose product MVASTSSSPPASPAPAPPAAAPGKSPLMGGCLSCRLLSGAGLLGAGGYVYWTARRPLKLGYAPSPGIIFQMVVGISIACWGLVILVDPVGKAYPIESKKQ is encoded by the exons ATGGTTGCCAGCACGTCTTCGTCGCCCCCTGCATCGCCAGCTCCGGCGCCCCCAGCCGCAGCTCCGGGCAAGAGCCCGTTAATGGGGGGTTGCCTGAGCTGCCGCCTCTTATCGGGAGCAGGGCTGCTGGGGGCGGGCGGCTACGTGTACTGGACAGCGCGGCGGCCCCTGAAGCTTGGCTATGCCCCCAGCCCGGGTATCATCTTCCAGATGGTCGTTGGCATCA GTATCGCTTGTTGGGGGTTAGTCATATTGGTGGACCCTGTAGGAAAAGCCTATCCCATAGAATCAAAGAAGCAGTGA